The following are encoded together in the Gasterosteus aculeatus chromosome 7, fGasAcu3.hap1.1, whole genome shotgun sequence genome:
- the bhlha9 gene encoding class A basic helix-loop-helix protein 9, whose translation MSCSSVSGSEFSEEELELGVLCQGQDERSTKASFQDSEGSACSPSDLEEGQTKKRNRPVRSKARRMAANVRERKRIMDYNQAFNALRVTLNHDLSGKRLSKIATLQRAINRISALSVFLSSNPPSKPCTHRECNRSSAGPAVMGASRLEHPRAAVPCLEHQSYGPWHVSISHQMQQQQGPHVHRLPTEPHVYMDNAASSCPPSPHYPCYPNEGQLYAPYGHCGSPHDHPPSPVQYPQVVEGLGYQQGVWASCTQKYMDAFVEPPPPALGMPWQVSYPETSLSLGSDIL comes from the coding sequence ATGAGCTGCAGCAGTGTTTCAGGATCGGAGTTCTCTGAGGAAGAGCTAGAGCTCGGTGTGCTGTGCCAAGGGCAGGACGAGAGAAGTACCAAGGCATCTTTCCAAGACAGCGAAGGCTCCGCGTGCAGCCCAAGTGACCTGGAGGAAGGCCAAACCAAGAAGCGCAATCGCCCCGTCCGCTCAAAGGCACGAAGAATGGCAGCCAACGTCCGCGAGCGGAAGCGCATCATGGACTACAACCAGGCCTTCAACGCCCTGCGCGTCACTCTGAACCATGACCTCAGTGGTAAACGCCTCTCCAAGATCGCCACGCTGCAGAGGGCCATCAACCGCATCTCTGCCCTCTCTGTATTCCTGAGCTCGAACCCCCCGAGCAAGCCCTGCACCCACCGGGAGTGCAACAGGTCATCAGCGGGGCCAGCTGTGATGGGAGCGTCTCGACTAGAGCACCCCAGGGCGGCGGTGCCTTGCCTGGAGCACCAGAGCTATGGCCCCTGGCACGTGTCCATCTCTCACCAGATGCAGCAACAACAAGGGCCCCACGTCCACCGGCTGCCCACTGAGCCGCACGTCTACATGGATAACGCCGCGTCATCGTGTCCCCCGTCTCCACACTACCCTTGTTATCCCAACGAGGGACAGCTCTACGCCCCCTATGGACACTGTGGCAGCCCCCACGACCATCCGCCCAGCCCGGTGCAGTACCCCCAGGTGGTTGAGGGGTTGGGGTACCAGCAGGGCGTGTGGGCCTCCTGCACGCAGAAATACATGGACGCTTTTGTGGAGCCACCGCCTCCAGCTCTGGGAATGCCCTGGCAGGTGAGCTACCCGGAGACCAGCCTCTCTCTGGGCTCTGACATACTGTGA